The following are encoded in a window of Camarhynchus parvulus chromosome 1A, STF_HiC, whole genome shotgun sequence genomic DNA:
- the DLD gene encoding dihydrolipoyl dehydrogenase, mitochondrial produces the protein MQRWGRVSCALARRSHFDRIHHGLQGVCAVPQRSYADQVDADVTVIGSGPGGYVAAIKAAQLGFKTVCVEKNATLGGTCLNVGCIPSKALLNNSHLYHLAHGKDFANRGIEITGLRLNLEKMMEQKSSAVKALTGGIAHLFKQNKVVHVSGFGKITGKNQVTATKEDGSTQVINTKNILIATGSEVAPFPGITIDEDNIVSSTGALSLKKVPEKLVVIGAGVIGVELGSVWQRLGADVTAVEFMGHVGGMGIDMEISKNFQRILQKQGFKFKLNTKVTGATKRPDGKIDVAVEAAAGGKAEVITCDVLLVCIGRRPFTKNLGLEEIGIELDKKGRIPVNNRFQTKIPNIYAIGDVVAGPMLAHKAEDEGILCVEGMAGGAVHIDYNCVPSVIYTHPEVAWVGKSEEQLKEEGVEYKVGKFPFAANSRAKTNADTDGLVKILSHKSTDRMLGAHILGPGAGEMVNEAALAMEYGASCEDVARVCHAHPTVSEAFREANLAASFGKAINF, from the exons ATGCAGCGCTGGGGCCGCGTCTCCTGCGCGCTCGCTCGG agAAGCCATTTTGATCGAATTCATCATGGTCTTCAGGGAGTTTGTGCAGTGCCACAAAGGTCCTATGCTGATCAAG TTGATGCCGATGTCACGGTCATTGGCTCTGGGCCTGGAGGATATGTTGCTGCTATCAAAGCAGCTCAGCTTGGGTTTAAG ACTGTCTGTGTAGAAAAAAATGCAACGTTAGGGGGAACCTGTTTGAATGTTGGATGTATTCCATCCAAG GCCTTGCTGAACAACTCACATCTGTATCACTTGGCCCATGGAAAAGATTTTGCTAATAGAGGAATTGAAA TTACAGGACTCCGTTTGAATCTAGAGAAGATGATGGAACAGAAGAGTAGTGCAGTGAAGGCCTTAACAGGTGGAATTGctcatttatttaaacaaaacaag GTTGTACATGTATCTGGGTTTGGAAAAATAACTGGCAAAAACCAAGTCACTGCAACTAAAGAAGATGGCAGCACACAAGTTATCAACACAAAGAACATACTCATAGCTACAGGCTCAGAAGTTGCTCCCTTCCCTGGAATTACT ATTGATGAAGATAACATTGTGTCATCCACTGGTGCACTGTCACTGAAAAAAGTTCCTGAAAAGTTGGTTGTCATTGGTGCAGGAGTCATCGGTGTGGAACTG GGTTCAGTTTGGCAGCGCCTCGGTGCAGATGTGACAGCTGTTGAGTTCATGGGCCATGTTGGGGGAATGGGAATTGACATGGAGATCTCTAAAAACTTCCAACGCATTCTTCAGAAACAGGGATTCAAGTTTAAACTGAACACCAAAGTTACTGGTGCTACCAAGAGACCAGATGGAAAAATAGATGTAGC tgttgaagctgctgctggtggcaagGCAGAAGTAATAACTTGTGATGTGCTCCTAGTTTGCATCGGTAGGCGCCCTTTTACAAAAAATCTAGGTCTTGAGGAAATTGGAATAGAACTTGATAAGAAGGGAAGAATTCCGGTCAACAACAGATTCCAAACCAAGATTCCAAA CATCTATGCTATTGGTGATGTAGTTGCTGGACCTATGCTGGCCCACAAAGCTGAGGATGAAGGCATTCTTTGTGTAGAAGGCATGGCTGGGGGAGCAGTTCATATTGACTATAACTGCGTTCCCTCTGTGATCTACACTCATCCTGAAGTGGCCTGGGTGGGCAAGTCAGAAGAACAGCTGAAAGAAGAg GGTGTAGAGTACAAAGTTGGGAAATTTCCATTTGCTGCAAACAGTAGAGCAAAGACAAATGCTGACACAGATGGCTTGGTGAAGATACTTAGTCATAAGTCGACAGACAGGATGTTGGGTGCTCACATTTTAGGCCCA GGTGCTGGTGAAATGGTGAATGAAGCTGCCCTTGCTATGGAATATGGAGCATCATGTGAAGATGTAGCCAGAGTTTGCCATGCCCATCCA ACGGTGTCAGAAGCCTTCAGGGAAGCAAACCTAGCAGCATCCTTTGGCAAAGCTATCAACTTCTAA